Proteins from a single region of Hordeum vulgare subsp. vulgare chromosome 6H, MorexV3_pseudomolecules_assembly, whole genome shotgun sequence:
- the LOC123405550 gene encoding phospholipid-transporting ATPase 1-like, whose amino-acid sequence MCDMFLHENPWHRSCNARAGPPCVLMLGRRTRSSLSRESLAQALAPVACPRSSCRRVDGVILRPKTAVKTDPKLAALLKDGTGAKASHARDLFLALATCNTIVPIVEHTVNPAAKLVEYQGESHDEQALVYAAMAYGHKLVERTSGHIIIAVFGTRQRYTRAQKSWYQGCKTRSGEARAG is encoded by the exons ATGTGCGACATGTTCCTGCATGAAAATCCATGGCACCGGAGCTGCAACGCGCGGGCAGGGCCCCCGTGCGTGTTGATGCTGGGGAGGAGGACGCGCTCGAGTCTATCGCGCGAGAGCTTGGCGCAGGCGCTGGCGCCAGTCGCATGCCCGAGGTCAAGCTGCCGGCGAG TGGATGGCGTGATTCTGAGACCAAAGACGGCGGTAAAGACGGACCCGAAGCTGGCGGCGCTGCTCAAGGACGGGACGGGCGCCAAGGCCAGCCACGCCCGCGACCTGTTCCTGGCGCTGGCGACCTGCAACACCATCGTGCCCATCGTCGAGCACACGGTGAACCCGGCGGCGAAGCTGGTGGAGTACCAGGGCGAGTCCCACGACGAGCAGGCGCTGGTGTACGCCGCCATGGCCTACGGGCACAAGCTCGTGGAACGCACCTCCGGCCACATCATCATCGCCGTGTTTGGCACGAGGCAAAG GTATACTAGAGCCCAAAAAAGCTGGTATCAGGGATGCAAAACTAGGAGTGGGGAAGCAAGAGCAGGATGA